Proteins encoded together in one Oceanobacillus iheyensis HTE831 window:
- a CDS encoding VOC family protein, whose protein sequence is MTKNKLLRMDNVGIAVESLDNAISFFEEIGLNLEGRTTVEGEWAGRVTGLGSQCVEIAMMVTPDGHSRLELSRYLTPPTTSDHRTAPVNALGYLRVMFIVEDIDEMVARLTKYGAHLVGEVVQYENSYRLCYILGTEGLLIGLAEQLGNK, encoded by the coding sequence ATGACAAAAAACAAATTACTAAGAATGGACAATGTCGGCATCGCTGTAGAATCCCTTGATAACGCAATCTCTTTCTTCGAGGAGATTGGCTTGAACCTTGAAGGGAGAACCACTGTCGAAGGTGAATGGGCTGGACGTGTAACCGGACTGGGGTCTCAATGCGTGGAGATTGCTATGATGGTTACCCCAGATGGCCACAGCCGACTTGAACTTTCGCGATATCTCACCCCGCCTACTACATCAGATCACCGGACTGCTCCTGTAAACGCACTCGGTTATCTACGCGTCATGTTCATTGTTGAAGACATTGACGAAATGGTGGCCAGACTTACTAAGTATGGTGCCCATCTCGTAGGCGAAGTGGTTCAGTACGAGAACTCGTATCGGCTCTGCTACATTCTTGGAACCGAGGGACTTTTAATCGGTTTGGCGGAACAACTCGGTAATAAATAA